A part of Myxococcales bacterium genomic DNA contains:
- a CDS encoding sodium-dependent transporter, with protein MTKRETWGSKFGFILAAIGAAIGLGALWKLPYTMGQNGGGAFILLFVAFNFIIGLPLFIGEMVLGRQSGKGVVSSFMAFSEKGSAWSMVGWLIALVSLLILGWYCVVAGWGVCYILLSLTDSFQGLSVEEIGQSFDTLRASGSLNITFQIIYIALNAVVLIKGLSLGIEKASKIMTSGLFLVLIALALYATQLSGFGQALQYLFYPNFDALTPRGVLQALGLALFTLSLAYGVIITYGSYLKKDSDIPKTAVIVVTANIIASLLIAITIFPMIFSFGFEPQAGEGLIFKTMPYVFEQLPGSMIVALVFFVLFLFAALTSSLAMFEVVVANFTDLKMMSRKNAVIVTSCIVFVLGIPTAVIGEGGVFSSWSSIFGESFMETNILLVDWILVIIALFTTLFVAFKLSAEVRFEGFCSGSKYSYFYPVWIFLLRTVIPLAILLVIAHRAQIIQF; from the coding sequence ATGACAAAGCGAGAAACATGGGGCTCGAAGTTTGGTTTTATTCTAGCTGCAATAGGAGCTGCCATTGGTTTGGGGGCATTGTGGAAATTGCCTTACACCATGGGGCAAAATGGTGGCGGAGCATTCATTTTATTGTTTGTAGCCTTCAACTTTATTATAGGGTTACCGCTTTTTATTGGTGAAATGGTTTTAGGCCGCCAGAGTGGAAAGGGGGTTGTGTCGTCCTTCATGGCTTTTTCAGAAAAAGGAAGCGCATGGAGTATGGTGGGTTGGCTCATTGCTTTGGTTTCACTGCTGATTTTGGGATGGTATTGTGTCGTTGCGGGATGGGGAGTTTGCTATATTTTACTTTCTTTGACTGATTCATTCCAAGGGCTATCAGTTGAAGAAATAGGGCAGAGTTTTGACACCCTGAGAGCTTCTGGAAGCCTTAACATAACTTTTCAAATAATTTATATCGCGCTGAACGCTGTGGTGCTTATCAAGGGCTTGTCTTTAGGGATTGAAAAAGCGAGTAAGATCATGACGTCAGGACTTTTTCTAGTTTTGATAGCCCTTGCTTTATACGCGACCCAGCTTAGTGGCTTTGGTCAAGCTCTGCAATATCTTTTTTATCCTAATTTTGATGCACTTACTCCAAGAGGGGTTTTGCAAGCCCTGGGTTTGGCTCTTTTTACGCTCAGCTTGGCATATGGAGTAATAATTACCTACGGCTCATACCTCAAGAAAGACAGCGATATTCCCAAAACAGCAGTAATTGTTGTGACTGCCAATATTATCGCCTCATTATTAATCGCAATAACTATTTTTCCTATGATTTTTAGCTTTGGTTTTGAACCTCAGGCCGGAGAAGGTTTAATTTTTAAAACCATGCCCTATGTTTTTGAACAGCTCCCAGGGTCAATGATTGTTGCTTTGGTCTTTTTCGTACTTTTCCTTTTTGCAGCGCTTACTTCATCTTTGGCGATGTTTGAAGTGGTAGTTGCGAATTTTACCGATCTTAAAATGATGTCACGAAAAAATGCTGTGATAGTTACAAGTTGCATTGTCTTTGTTTTGGGTATTCCTACAGCTGTGATCGGTGAAGGCGGAGTTTTTTCTTCCTGGTCTTCAATCTTTGGAGAATCGTTCATGGAAACCAATATTTTATTGGTGGATTGGATATTAGTTATAATTGCACTTTTTACGACTCTTTTTGTTGCGTTTAAGTTAAGTGCGGAAGTCCGTTTTGAAGGTTTTTGCTCAGGATCAAAATATTCTTATTTTTATCCAGTGTGGATATTCTTATTGAGAACAGTCATACCTCTGGCTATTTTGCTGGTTATTGCTCACAGAGCACAAATTATTCAATTTTAG
- the nth gene encoding endonuclease III: MTAISLKNKALLILERLMSTYPNAHIELDYNPKDPWQLLVVVALSAQTTDKKVNQISPALFERFKSVHDFAHASPQEVEPYLKTIGLYRNKARHLVLAAQKIIQDFNGHIPKERIKLESIPGVGKKTAAVIISNAFGEPAIAVDTHVSRLAQRLGLTKEIQPDKIELALTKLFPKNFWLKAHHALIFHGRRICFARKPHCSLCPLADLCPKIGVVQSN; this comes from the coding sequence ATGACTGCTATCTCATTAAAAAATAAAGCATTATTAATCTTAGAACGCCTGATGAGCACATATCCCAATGCTCACATCGAGCTTGATTACAACCCCAAGGACCCATGGCAACTTTTAGTTGTAGTTGCGCTTTCTGCCCAGACGACCGATAAAAAAGTCAATCAAATTTCTCCCGCCTTATTTGAGCGATTTAAAAGCGTTCATGATTTTGCTCATGCAAGCCCTCAGGAAGTAGAGCCTTACCTAAAAACCATTGGCCTTTATCGCAATAAAGCAAGACATCTCGTTCTAGCCGCTCAAAAAATTATTCAAGATTTCAATGGGCATATCCCCAAAGAGCGCATCAAACTTGAAAGCATTCCTGGTGTAGGAAAAAAAACGGCAGCTGTTATTATATCAAATGCATTTGGAGAGCCGGCCATCGCTGTCGATACGCATGTAAGTCGTCTTGCACAACGCCTAGGTTTAACCAAAGAAATACAGCCCGATAAAATAGAACTAGCTCTTACAAAACTATTTCCAAAAAACTTTTGGCTCAAGGCTCACCACGCTTTAATTTTTCATGGGCGCCGCATATGTTTTGCTCGCAAACCACACTGTTCACTATGCCCATTAGCCGATTTGTGTCCAAAAATAGGCGTGGTTCAGAGCAACTAA
- the phhA gene encoding phenylalanine 4-monooxygenase, with amino-acid sequence MAVSKSKYEAKIPNHRGEVDFSAEEDSVWKILYERQIELLPQRACNEFMDGIKILELNPCKVPQPNEVSRKLKQVSGWSLAPVKALISFKEFFELLSLRKFPAATFIRLREDLDYLKEPDIFHEIFGHCPLLTNQAFADFTQKVGEVGVSMNKEERVMLARLYWFTVEFGLIGTTAGVRIYGGGILSSKGESVYALESPVPSREPFDLLTVLRTPYRYDEMQKKYFIIDSLEKLFQLVNEDLKEVFKEAKALGVITKNDREMRSC; translated from the coding sequence ATGGCGGTGAGCAAAAGTAAGTATGAGGCAAAAATACCCAATCATCGAGGCGAGGTAGATTTTAGCGCTGAAGAAGACAGTGTATGGAAAATACTCTATGAACGTCAGATCGAGCTTCTCCCTCAAAGAGCCTGCAATGAATTTATGGATGGCATTAAAATACTTGAGCTCAACCCTTGTAAGGTTCCTCAGCCTAATGAAGTATCTCGCAAGCTCAAACAGGTGAGCGGTTGGAGTTTGGCTCCTGTCAAGGCGCTGATTTCTTTTAAAGAATTTTTTGAGCTTTTGTCTTTGAGAAAATTTCCTGCGGCAACTTTTATTCGTTTGCGAGAAGATCTGGATTATTTAAAAGAGCCAGATATTTTTCATGAAATTTTTGGACACTGTCCTTTACTCACCAATCAAGCTTTTGCTGATTTTACTCAGAAAGTGGGAGAGGTGGGGGTATCAATGAATAAAGAAGAACGTGTAATGTTGGCTCGTCTTTATTGGTTTACGGTTGAATTTGGTCTTATAGGTACCACAGCCGGAGTACGTATCTATGGCGGAGGAATATTGTCTTCTAAAGGTGAAAGTGTGTATGCCCTTGAAAGCCCTGTGCCCTCGCGTGAGCCATTTGATCTGTTAACAGTGCTCCGCACTCCATATCGTTATGATGAAATGCAAAAAAAATATTTTATTATTGATTCCTTAGAAAAGCTGTTTCAGTTGGTTAATGAGGATTTGAAAGAAGTGTTTAAAGAAGCTAAGGCCTTGGGAGTGATCACTAAAAACGATCGAGAAATGCGGAGCTGTTAA
- a CDS encoding IS5 family transposase, translated as MKTFLKGNIMSCLYETCLSDCAWEVIEPLFPANAKRGRRRVYSFRSIVDAIFYVLKNGCVWRCLPNDFPPHGIVYHYFRTWSVSGLWAVLNCILVAIVRTCAGRDASPSLVSIDSQSQTAEPGVDERGLDGGKKINGRKRHIVVDTMGLMLLCICTAANVSDRVAGEELVTELNKREKFPRLAKILGDNAYKNLSSDLRVGVSTETAERLKGQKGFVPQIFRWAVERTFAWLNRNRRLVRNYEKNTKHQESMNYIANARLCIRRLENWLTT; from the coding sequence GTGAAAACCTTTTTGAAAGGAAATATCATGTCGTGCTTGTATGAAACCTGTTTGTCAGATTGTGCCTGGGAAGTGATTGAGCCACTTTTTCCTGCTAACGCCAAACGAGGCAGACGTCGTGTCTATAGCTTTCGGAGCATAGTTGATGCCATATTCTATGTTTTAAAGAACGGCTGTGTGTGGCGTTGTTTACCCAATGACTTTCCTCCTCACGGTATTGTCTATCACTATTTTCGCACCTGGTCTGTTTCTGGTTTGTGGGCGGTCTTAAACTGCATTCTCGTGGCAATAGTCAGAACCTGTGCTGGCAGAGATGCAAGCCCCTCACTTGTTTCCATCGACTCCCAATCACAGACAGCGGAACCAGGAGTAGATGAGCGTGGTTTGGATGGGGGAAAGAAGATTAATGGAAGAAAGCGCCACATCGTTGTTGATACGATGGGATTGATGCTCCTATGCATTTGTACCGCAGCAAATGTATCTGATAGGGTTGCCGGCGAGGAATTGGTTACTGAGCTCAATAAGCGCGAGAAGTTTCCCAGATTAGCGAAGATTCTTGGAGATAACGCATATAAGAATTTGTCTTCAGACTTGAGAGTAGGCGTAAGCACAGAAACTGCGGAACGTTTAAAAGGGCAAAAGGGGTTTGTACCACAAATATTTCGTTGGGCCGTAGAACGAACTTTTGCTTGGCTGAATCGAAATAGGCGTCTGGTGCGTAACTATGAGAAGAATACAAAGCATCAGGAATCAATGAACTACATCGCTAATGCAAGATTATGTATCAGACGATTGGAAAATTGGCTTACCACCTGA
- a CDS encoding sodium-dependent transporter: MEDIRREHWRSRLGIIFATSGSAIGLGTLWKLPYLVGQGGGGAFIAMFLVFTLLLGTPLFVAELVLGKHFQKSITGIFNNLSSSLGSYFILGWFAIIATFLIAGWYGVVSGWGINYLLMALTDAFKGRSPAQLSMVFSQFRAAGSIGILWQGIFVALTCLVLAKGIKDGVERFSKLFFSLLFLLVVGLFLYASTLSGFGQALDYIIAPDFSKVDRTSVLAALGLSLFTLSLGQGIMVTYGSYLPKKVNIFKTAFIVSFSVVAISILISLMIFPMIFSFGFPPEAGESLLFVTMPFVTEQLPGSMALSTLFFLLLIFAALTSYIGQLEVLVSSFIESFKISRQKAVFISGVGCFIVGIPVALMTSEYNPYPNFQNIFHSSLLDTLYVLIDWLLIMFSFGICCVVGYKLKKDDLAKALNIDINHFGFVLWRFLIRFLVPLCLLIVTLSRIGCLY, from the coding sequence ATGGAAGATATCCGACGCGAACATTGGCGTTCTCGCTTAGGCATCATTTTTGCAACGAGTGGTTCGGCTATTGGTCTGGGAACATTATGGAAGTTGCCTTACTTGGTGGGCCAAGGGGGAGGTGGGGCTTTCATTGCGATGTTTTTAGTCTTTACTCTTCTTTTGGGGACGCCTTTGTTTGTTGCCGAACTGGTTTTAGGTAAGCATTTTCAAAAAAGCATTACAGGTATTTTTAATAATCTAAGTTCCTCTCTTGGTTCATACTTTATCTTGGGTTGGTTTGCCATAATTGCTACTTTTTTGATCGCGGGTTGGTATGGCGTGGTATCCGGCTGGGGAATTAATTATCTGCTGATGGCTCTGACTGATGCATTTAAGGGGCGTTCTCCTGCCCAGCTCAGCATGGTGTTTTCCCAATTTCGTGCCGCAGGCTCTATCGGAATACTCTGGCAAGGGATTTTTGTGGCGCTTACGTGTTTGGTCTTGGCAAAAGGTATTAAAGACGGAGTAGAGCGCTTTAGTAAACTATTTTTTTCTTTGCTTTTTTTGTTAGTGGTGGGCTTATTTCTCTATGCTTCTACCTTGAGCGGTTTTGGGCAGGCATTGGATTATATTATTGCACCTGATTTTTCTAAAGTCGATAGAACTTCAGTATTGGCAGCCTTGGGTCTAAGTTTATTCACTTTGAGTTTAGGGCAGGGTATTATGGTTACCTACGGAAGTTATTTGCCCAAAAAGGTAAATATTTTTAAGACGGCTTTTATCGTCAGTTTTTCCGTGGTGGCAATTTCCATATTGATCTCTTTGATGATTTTTCCAATGATCTTTAGCTTTGGCTTTCCACCTGAGGCCGGAGAGAGTTTATTATTTGTTACAATGCCATTTGTTACGGAACAGCTTCCTGGTTCAATGGCCTTGTCCACGCTTTTCTTTCTGCTGCTAATTTTTGCTGCGTTGACCTCCTATATAGGGCAGCTGGAGGTGCTTGTTTCAAGTTTTATAGAAAGCTTTAAAATTTCCCGTCAGAAGGCGGTTTTTATCTCAGGAGTGGGATGCTTTATTGTTGGTATTCCGGTAGCTCTCATGACAAGCGAATATAATCCGTATCCAAACTTTCAAAATATATTTCATAGTTCATTACTCGATACTTTATATGTTTTGATAGATTGGCTGTTGATTATGTTTTCTTTTGGAATTTGTTGCGTGGTTGGTTATAAACTTAAAAAAGATGATCTTGCTAAGGCATTAAATATAGATATAAATCACTTTGGCTTTGTACTTTGGCGATTTTTAATTCGATTTTTAGTGCCTTTGTGTTTATTGATAGTAACGTTATCGCGTATTGGTTGTTTGTATTAA
- a CDS encoding 4a-hydroxytetrahydrobiopterin dehydratase translates to MSLVEKKCQACEGGVPPVGPVEAARLLKEISGWSLDTESKSIQRFFSFKGFYSVMSFVNAVAYIAQKEGHHPDMRIGYNYVDIKFTTHAISGLSENDFICAAKVNTLL, encoded by the coding sequence ATGAGTCTTGTTGAAAAAAAATGCCAAGCCTGTGAGGGAGGTGTTCCTCCCGTAGGTCCAGTTGAGGCAGCGCGTTTGCTTAAGGAAATTTCAGGCTGGAGCCTTGATACTGAATCAAAATCTATACAACGTTTTTTTAGTTTTAAGGGATTTTATTCTGTGATGAGTTTTGTAAATGCTGTAGCCTACATTGCGCAAAAAGAGGGGCATCACCCAGATATGCGGATTGGCTATAATTACGTGGATATAAAATTTACTACCCATGCGATCAGTGGACTATCCGAAAACGATTTTATCTGCGCGGCAAAGGTAAATACTCTTTTGTAG